From a region of the Flavobacterium branchiarum genome:
- a CDS encoding ATP cone domain-containing protein encodes MKVVKKSGDFVVFDRKKLEKSLLNSGANQFVVQEVLQTIEKEIYEGISTKEIYKMAFNLLRKKSHSHAARYNLKEAIQLLGPAGFYFEKYIARLFSIENYETRTNLTLQGKCVSHEVDVLIKKNNSIGMIECKFHMGKEASTDVKVPMYILSRFNDLKERKHLVFAEKDTISECWIVTNNRFTLDAMTFGTCSGLNLLSWDYPANNNLRTKNENNNLYPITCLTALTLAEKDKLLALDVILVKELLNNHYCLEEIGLSSQRIKGIIKEASELCRYS; translated from the coding sequence ATGAAAGTTGTAAAAAAATCAGGAGATTTTGTTGTCTTTGATAGAAAGAAATTAGAGAAGTCTCTTTTGAATTCAGGGGCAAATCAATTCGTTGTTCAAGAAGTTTTACAAACAATAGAAAAAGAAATTTATGAAGGCATTTCTACAAAGGAAATTTACAAGATGGCTTTTAATCTTTTACGGAAAAAATCCCATTCTCATGCCGCACGTTATAACTTAAAAGAAGCTATTCAGTTATTAGGACCTGCAGGTTTTTACTTCGAAAAATATATAGCTAGGCTTTTCTCGATTGAGAATTATGAAACGAGAACAAATTTAACGTTGCAAGGCAAGTGTGTTTCGCACGAAGTAGACGTCTTGATAAAGAAAAACAATAGCATTGGAATGATTGAGTGTAAATTCCATATGGGGAAAGAAGCGTCCACAGATGTAAAAGTACCGATGTATATTTTGTCTCGATTTAATGATCTTAAAGAAAGAAAACATCTTGTTTTTGCTGAGAAAGATACTATTTCAGAATGCTGGATAGTTACTAACAATAGATTTACATTAGATGCAATGACTTTTGGGACTTGTTCTGGTTTGAATTTATTGAGTTGGGATTATCCTGCAAATAATAATTTGAGAACAAAGAATGAGAATAATAATTTATATCCTATAACTTGTTTAACGGCACTGACACTTGCTGAAAAAGACAAATTATTGGCTTTGGATGTGATTTTGGTAAAAGAGTTGTTAAACAATCACTATTGTTTAGAAGAAATAGGGCTGAGCTCTCAAAGAATAAAAGGGATTATAAAAGAAGCATCGGAGTTGTGTAGGTATTCTTAA
- a CDS encoding DedA family protein: protein MNNFDWTQLINPEFYITLNVGGFQIGLYIVIFIVFAETGLFAGFFLPGDSLLFLAGIYSRDLIQNMVYIESDFINVFLLSLMVAISGILGNMTGYWFGAKSGYYLFKKEDTFWFKKKYLLQSKDFFEKYGGKAIIYARFLPIFRTFAPIVAGIVSMDKKKFMFYNILSSFLWAFILIFAGHYLYGVFLKQGVDLKQHIEYIIIIIVIITTFPVLMKLLKKRPADKIE, encoded by the coding sequence ATGAATAATTTTGATTGGACTCAATTAATCAATCCTGAGTTTTATATTACCCTTAACGTTGGTGGATTTCAAATTGGTCTGTACATTGTTATATTTATAGTTTTTGCTGAAACAGGGCTTTTTGCAGGTTTCTTTTTACCAGGTGATAGTTTGCTATTTTTAGCTGGAATTTACAGCCGTGATTTAATTCAAAATATGGTATATATTGAGAGTGATTTCATAAATGTCTTCCTTCTTTCGCTAATGGTCGCTATTTCAGGGATTTTAGGTAATATGACCGGATATTGGTTTGGAGCCAAAAGCGGTTATTATTTGTTTAAAAAAGAAGATACTTTTTGGTTCAAGAAAAAATATCTATTGCAATCAAAAGATTTCTTTGAAAAATACGGAGGTAAAGCTATAATTTACGCTCGTTTTTTACCAATTTTCAGAACTTTTGCACCTATCGTTGCTGGAATCGTATCTATGGACAAAAAGAAATTTATGTTCTATAATATATTAAGTTCATTTTTATGGGCTTTCATTCTGATTTTTGCAGGACATTACCTTTACGGAGTGTTTTTGAAACAAGGAGTTGATTTAAAACAGCATATTGAATATATAATTATAATTATTGTTATCATAACGACTTTTCCAGTTTTGATGAAGCTGTTAAAGAAAAGACCAGCAGATAAAATAGAATAA
- a CDS encoding MBL fold metallo-hydrolase RNA specificity domain-containing protein, translating to MKVKFIGGAGTVTGSKTLIESNGVRILIDCGQFQGIKPLRELNWEPLSVEPSTIDFVLLTHGHLDHCGWLPRLVYQGFKGKIYCSGPTKEIARLILLDSAKIQEEEANKANEERYSSHEIAEPLYTVEQAKKVFPLFRVVKINEPFLLESDISAVFSTAGHIMGACSIALTAEKKTLVFSGDIGRDDDVLLFPPEKPKKGDYIFLESTYGNRLHPDTDPKEELEKYINTTFQKKGTVIIPSFAVERAQSIMFLLWQLKKENRIPNIPYIIDTPMGISALEIFINNKQWHKLSMEECMGMTKMFSLVSDYQETMDVIYNKSPKVIIAASGMSTGGRVLNYFEHYIGMRETTVIIVGYQAEGTRGRKLLEGADEIKIRGKYFPVKAKILEIGGLSAHGDQDDLLAWLSALENKPKKVFLVHGENVPADALRIKIKEKYGFNCVIPLMGQEFEL from the coding sequence ATGAAAGTTAAATTCATTGGTGGTGCAGGAACTGTTACAGGCTCTAAAACATTAATTGAGAGTAATGGTGTTAGGATTTTAATTGATTGCGGACAGTTTCAAGGGATAAAGCCTTTGCGAGAACTTAATTGGGAACCTTTATCTGTTGAACCCTCGACGATAGATTTTGTATTGCTTACCCATGGACATTTAGATCATTGTGGCTGGTTACCAAGATTAGTGTATCAAGGTTTTAAGGGGAAAATATATTGCTCAGGACCAACAAAAGAAATTGCTAGACTAATTCTTTTGGATAGCGCTAAGATCCAAGAAGAAGAAGCTAATAAGGCAAACGAAGAGCGCTATTCTAGCCATGAAATTGCGGAACCACTTTATACAGTAGAACAAGCTAAGAAAGTTTTTCCGCTTTTTAGAGTAGTCAAAATCAATGAGCCTTTTCTTTTGGAATCTGATATTTCTGCAGTTTTCTCCACAGCAGGGCATATCATGGGAGCTTGTAGTATAGCGTTGACAGCTGAAAAGAAAACCTTAGTATTTTCAGGAGATATAGGTCGAGATGATGATGTGTTACTTTTTCCTCCAGAGAAGCCTAAAAAAGGAGATTATATATTTTTAGAAAGTACATACGGAAACAGATTGCATCCAGATACGGATCCCAAAGAAGAACTTGAAAAATACATAAATACTACATTCCAGAAAAAAGGAACAGTTATTATACCCAGTTTTGCTGTTGAACGTGCTCAGAGTATCATGTTTTTGTTATGGCAACTAAAGAAAGAAAATAGAATTCCAAATATCCCATATATTATAGATACTCCTATGGGGATTAGTGCGCTAGAAATCTTTATAAATAATAAACAGTGGCACAAACTCTCGATGGAAGAATGTATGGGAATGACAAAAATGTTTTCTTTAGTCTCAGATTACCAAGAAACAATGGATGTTATATATAACAAAAGTCCTAAAGTTATTATTGCGGCCAGCGGAATGTCTACAGGAGGGAGGGTTCTGAATTATTTTGAACATTATATTGGGATGCGAGAAACAACTGTAATTATTGTAGGATATCAAGCTGAAGGAACTCGTGGTAGGAAATTATTGGAAGGGGCGGATGAGATTAAAATACGTGGAAAATATTTTCCAGTTAAAGCAAAAATATTAGAAATAGGAGGGCTCTCTGCTCATGGAGATCAGGATGATTTACTTGCCTGGCTTTCTGCATTAGAGAATAAGCCCAAAAAAGTCTTTTTAGTTCATGGTGAAAATGTTCCTGCAGATGCTCTTCGTATAAAGATTAAAGAAAAATATGGTTTCAATTGTGTTATTCCTTTGATGGGGCAAGAGTTTGAATTATAA
- the xrtF gene encoding exosortase family protein XrtF, producing MKKYLIEYKPFLLFISAFFATYIILTLVYQFYLSSFGTTGKLDQITNLVAYHVEQLLRLFNGDVTFDKIPSEPYVRILYNQKTVASIVEGCNAISVIILFISFIVAFSGKLKPTLLYIMGGCLFIYILNIFRIASLCVLLYYFPEKSHILHGVLFPLVIYGMVFILWIIWVSKFSKYAK from the coding sequence TTGAAAAAATATTTAATTGAGTATAAGCCTTTTCTCCTTTTTATAAGTGCATTTTTTGCAACTTATATTATATTGACATTGGTGTATCAATTTTATTTGAGCAGTTTTGGAACTACAGGTAAGTTAGACCAAATAACAAATTTAGTAGCATATCATGTGGAGCAATTATTGCGATTGTTTAATGGAGATGTTACATTCGATAAAATTCCTTCTGAGCCTTATGTAAGGATATTATATAATCAAAAAACAGTTGCTTCGATTGTAGAAGGGTGTAATGCGATCAGTGTGATTATTTTATTTATATCTTTTATAGTTGCCTTTTCAGGGAAATTAAAGCCAACATTACTTTACATAATGGGAGGTTGCCTTTTTATTTATATCCTTAATATTTTTAGAATAGCATCATTGTGTGTATTATTGTATTATTTCCCAGAGAAGTCACATATTTTGCATGGTGTTCTTTTTCCATTGGTGATTTATGGAATGGTTTTTATTCTGTGGATTATTTGGGTAAGTAAATTTTCTAAATATGCTAAATAA
- the groL gene encoding chaperonin GroEL (60 kDa chaperone family; promotes refolding of misfolded polypeptides especially under stressful conditions; forms two stacked rings of heptamers to form a barrel-shaped 14mer; ends can be capped by GroES; misfolded proteins enter the barrel where they are refolded when GroES binds) — protein sequence MAKDIKFDIEARDGLKRGVDALANAVKVTLGPKGRNVIIGKSFGGPNVTKDGVTVAKEIELKDPLENMGAQMVKEVASKTNDLAGDGTTTATVLAQAIVKEGLKNVAAGANPMDLKRGIDKAVETIVADLAKQAKVVGSDSEKIKQIASISANNDEVIGELIATAFAKVGKEGVITVEEAKGTDTFVDVVEGMQFDRGYLSPYFVTNPEKMEVELESPYILLYDKKVSSLKELLPVLEPVAQSGKPLLIIAEDVDGEALSTLVVNKLRGALKIAAVKAPGFGDRRKAMLEDIAILTGGTVISEERGYTLENTTIEMLGTSKKVTIDKDNTTIVSGAGEADMIKNRVNQIKGQMEATTSDYDKEKLQERLAKLAGGVAVLYVGAASEVEMKEKKDRVDDALHATRAAVEEGIVAGGGVALLRAKNALSEIKADNADEATGIQIVSRAVEAPLRTIVENAGLEGSVVVAKVAEGTGDFGYNAKTDEYVDMLKAGIIDPKKVTRVALENAASVAGMILTTECALIDIKEDNAGGNPMGGGMPGMM from the coding sequence ATGGCAAAAGATATAAAATTTGATATTGAAGCACGTGACGGATTAAAACGTGGTGTTGATGCATTGGCAAATGCAGTAAAAGTAACTTTAGGACCAAAAGGACGTAACGTAATCATTGGAAAATCTTTTGGTGGACCAAACGTAACTAAAGATGGTGTTACTGTTGCAAAAGAAATCGAATTGAAAGACCCATTAGAAAACATGGGAGCTCAAATGGTTAAAGAAGTAGCTTCAAAAACTAATGATTTAGCTGGAGATGGTACTACAACTGCTACAGTTTTAGCACAAGCAATCGTAAAAGAAGGCTTGAAAAACGTAGCTGCTGGAGCTAACCCAATGGATTTAAAACGTGGAATCGACAAAGCTGTTGAAACTATCGTTGCAGACTTGGCTAAACAAGCTAAAGTTGTAGGAAGTGATTCAGAAAAAATAAAACAAATTGCATCTATCTCTGCAAATAACGACGAAGTAATTGGTGAATTAATCGCTACTGCTTTCGCAAAAGTTGGAAAAGAAGGTGTTATCACTGTTGAAGAAGCAAAAGGAACAGATACATTCGTAGATGTTGTTGAAGGAATGCAGTTTGACAGAGGATACCTATCTCCATATTTCGTTACAAATCCTGAAAAAATGGAAGTAGAATTAGAGAGCCCATATATCCTTTTATATGACAAAAAAGTTTCTTCTTTAAAAGAACTTTTACCAGTTCTAGAGCCAGTAGCTCAATCAGGAAAACCATTATTAATTATTGCTGAGGATGTTGACGGAGAAGCTTTATCAACTCTGGTAGTAAATAAATTACGTGGAGCATTAAAAATTGCTGCTGTAAAAGCACCTGGTTTTGGTGACAGAAGAAAAGCAATGCTTGAAGATATTGCTATTTTAACTGGTGGAACTGTAATTTCTGAAGAAAGAGGTTATACATTAGAAAACACTACAATCGAAATGTTAGGTACTTCTAAAAAAGTAACTATCGATAAAGACAACACTACAATTGTAAGTGGTGCTGGTGAAGCAGACATGATCAAAAATCGTGTAAACCAAATTAAAGGTCAAATGGAAGCTACAACTTCTGATTATGACAAAGAAAAATTACAGGAGCGTTTAGCTAAATTAGCTGGTGGTGTTGCTGTTCTTTACGTTGGTGCTGCTTCTGAAGTAGAAATGAAAGAGAAAAAAGACAGAGTTGACGATGCATTACACGCTACTCGCGCTGCTGTTGAAGAAGGAATTGTTGCAGGTGGTGGAGTTGCATTGTTAAGAGCTAAAAACGCTTTAAGCGAAATAAAAGCTGACAATGCTGATGAAGCAACTGGTATTCAAATCGTATCTCGCGCAGTAGAAGCTCCATTAAGAACTATCGTTGAAAACGCAGGTCTTGAAGGTTCTGTAGTTGTTGCTAAAGTTGCTGAAGGTACTGGTGATTTTGGATACAATGCAAAAACTGACGAGTATGTAGATATGCTTAAAGCAGGTATTATCGATCCTAAAAAAGTAACTCGTGTAGCTTTAGAAAACGCTGCTTCTGTAGCAGGTATGATCTTAACTACAGAATGTGCTTTGATTGATATTAAAGAAGATAATGCAGGCGGAAACCCAATGGGTGGAGGTATGCCAGGAATGATGTAA
- a CDS encoding energy transducer TonB → MKFNLPSYFIIAFFLLITTKSFSQGSIELNKMIYMDSTYTETAEDNYKYIRIVEGYYQDNKTYVFKDYYKSKALKMIGTSTEKDFLQREGQFVYFYENGKKKSTVSYVKGKKSGKEYNWYDTGVLKSELEYIKDKKNKVIFKVNNYWNSQNEQKVIVGDGDCDVFDDNYAGSGKIKNGFPDGIWKGKNLKRNFTFTENYENGELVSGISIDSLNIEHPYKVVHEQPTPIKGIETFYRYIAREMFIPIEARNKVFGKIYLTFTVDKEGKLINPKIIKGVGYGLVESAIKVIKGSEKWNPGLERGLPVSVIYSLPITIAK, encoded by the coding sequence ATGAAATTTAACCTCCCTTCGTATTTTATAATTGCGTTTTTTTTATTAATTACCACGAAATCATTTTCACAAGGTTCTATAGAACTTAACAAAATGATCTACATGGATTCTACTTATACTGAAACTGCAGAAGACAACTACAAATACATTCGAATTGTTGAGGGATATTACCAAGACAACAAAACATATGTCTTTAAAGATTACTACAAGTCCAAAGCATTAAAAATGATTGGAACATCCACAGAAAAAGACTTCCTCCAGAGAGAAGGACAATTTGTTTATTTTTATGAAAATGGTAAAAAAAAGTCAACAGTAAGTTATGTAAAAGGAAAAAAAAGTGGTAAAGAGTATAATTGGTACGACACTGGAGTATTAAAATCAGAACTTGAGTATATTAAAGATAAGAAAAACAAAGTCATTTTTAAAGTTAATAACTACTGGAACAGCCAAAACGAGCAAAAAGTAATAGTTGGGGATGGAGATTGTGATGTTTTTGATGACAACTACGCAGGAAGTGGAAAAATAAAAAACGGTTTCCCAGACGGCATCTGGAAAGGAAAAAACTTAAAACGCAATTTTACATTTACTGAAAATTATGAAAATGGCGAGTTAGTTTCTGGAATAAGCATCGATTCCTTAAACATTGAGCACCCTTACAAAGTTGTTCACGAACAGCCCACTCCTATAAAAGGAATTGAAACATTTTATCGCTATATCGCAAGAGAAATGTTTATCCCCATAGAAGCTAGAAATAAAGTTTTTGGAAAAATCTATTTAACTTTTACTGTAGATAAAGAAGGAAAACTAATAAATCCAAAAATAATTAAAGGAGTTGGTTACGGGTTGGTCGAAAGTGCAATAAAGGTCATTAAAGGCTCTGAAAAATGGAATCCAGGATTAGAAAGAGGTCTTCCTGTCAGTGTTATTTACTCATTACCTATAACAATTGCAAAATAA
- a CDS encoding exosortase F system-associated membrane protein, translating to MLNNILENKLKVFLLILFVLLLVSIRAFESQLFYDPFLAYFESDYEVLPLPEFDLIRLFFGLLFRYTLNAILSLGIVYVLFKEMEMVKFASILYAVFFLVLIVAFFCIIYFFANHNNLMLFYVRRFLIQPIFILLFIPGFYYQKINK from the coding sequence ATGCTAAATAATATTCTTGAAAATAAATTGAAAGTCTTTCTTCTTATTCTTTTTGTACTTCTTTTGGTGAGTATAAGAGCTTTTGAAAGTCAGTTGTTTTATGATCCCTTTCTAGCTTATTTTGAAAGTGATTATGAAGTGCTTCCTTTGCCCGAATTTGATTTGATTCGTTTGTTTTTCGGGTTGCTGTTTCGATATACATTAAATGCAATTCTATCATTGGGGATTGTTTATGTGCTTTTTAAAGAAATGGAAATGGTGAAATTTGCCTCAATTTTATATGCTGTTTTTTTCTTAGTTTTAATTGTTGCTTTTTTTTGCATCATTTATTTCTTTGCCAATCATAATAATTTGATGCTTTTTTATGTGCGTCGTTTTTTAATCCAACCTATTTTTATACTGTTGTTCATTCCTGGATTTTATTACCAAAAAATAAATAAATAG
- a CDS encoding heavy-metal-associated domain-containing protein: MKNVILVLLVTFFSIAVQAQDKKKKNAKYETEVSGNCEDCKKRIEKAAFGVSGVKSAVWDVSTHKLSLILNEEKTSLVDVKNAIAKSGHDTDVAKTTQDVYDALPTCCKYERN; the protein is encoded by the coding sequence ATGAAGAACGTAATTTTAGTCTTGCTAGTGACTTTTTTCTCAATTGCTGTACAAGCACAAGATAAAAAGAAAAAAAATGCAAAATACGAAACCGAAGTAAGTGGTAATTGTGAAGACTGTAAAAAACGAATTGAAAAAGCTGCTTTTGGAGTTTCAGGAGTGAAATCTGCAGTATGGGATGTTAGTACTCACAAGCTAAGCTTAATCTTGAATGAAGAGAAAACTTCTTTAGTAGATGTGAAAAATGCTATAGCAAAATCAGGCCATGATACCGATGTTGCAAAGACAACTCAGGATGTTTATGATGCACTTCCGACATGTTGTAAATATGAAAGAAATTAA
- a CDS encoding GAF domain-containing protein yields MTFLELQPKITAIVADTNHSRDEKLLNICQLLSNNVDYYNWVGFYFANHENKTLHLGPYVGAETDHTVIPFGKGICGQVAVSNENFVVPDVAAQDNYIACSFTVKSEIVVPLFVNGQNIGQIDIDSHVLDPFTEADEKFLEFVNQEVAKLY; encoded by the coding sequence ATGACATTTCTAGAATTACAACCAAAAATAACTGCGATTGTCGCAGACACAAATCACTCAAGAGACGAGAAATTATTAAACATTTGTCAATTATTAAGCAACAATGTAGATTACTACAACTGGGTTGGCTTTTATTTTGCTAATCATGAAAACAAAACATTGCATTTAGGACCTTATGTAGGAGCTGAAACGGATCATACTGTAATTCCGTTTGGTAAAGGTATTTGTGGGCAAGTAGCGGTTTCAAACGAAAACTTTGTAGTTCCAGATGTGGCGGCTCAGGATAACTATATCGCTTGTAGCTTTACTGTGAAATCTGAAATTGTTGTTCCATTATTTGTAAACGGGCAAAACATAGGACAAATCGATATTGATAGTCACGTTCTTGACCCATTTACCGAAGCTGATGAAAAGTTTTTGGAATTTGTTAATCAAGAAGTAGCTAAACTGTATTAA
- a CDS encoding TonB-dependent receptor plug domain-containing protein has protein sequence MKKNIAFFAMLLLCIPALAQENLGEVKIVKKQKGIKKSYSLTGNTSLITSKELLKAACCNLAESFETNPSIDVNFSDALTGTKQIKMLGLTSPYLMITEENVPSVRGASQAYGLSFTPGTWVESIQVTKGAGSVVNGYESISGQINTELLKPMNDIPFFLNAYGSTDSRFELNTHFTKKLSDKWATSLLVHGNARVAKTDMNDDGFLDNPLGKQVNILNRFQYTNAEKGWVGFVNLRYMNDKKQTGELDFDKDRDKGTTNYWGSEINTERIDVATKIGYVFPDMPYQSIGFQNAFNTHNQRSYFGLNQYDIKQNSYYSNLIFNSIIDNTKNKFATGLNFTYDQYQEFVNVNDYSRIDNSVGAFFEYTYDNTDNFSVILGGRIDNHNRLGTFITPRLHVRYNPWEKAVLRFSAGRGKRSANIFAENQQLFASSRAFSILDNNGKIYGMNPEIAWNYGLSFSQRFTLFNKHAEVVFDLYRTDFQNQVVVDVMQSPQEVLFYNLNGKSYANSLQVEFNYELLKNFNFRSAYKYYDIRTNYLSGNFERPLQAKHRFFGNLEYETNLVDGKQWKIDYTFNWIGEQLLPNTASNPVKDRLPEFSPSYSLMNAQITRVFSDTFEVYLGGENIGNYRQDKAILGNDNPFGPNFDASIVYAPVFGQMYYAGLRFKIK, from the coding sequence ATGAAAAAAAATATAGCATTTTTCGCTATGCTTTTACTTTGTATTCCTGCTCTTGCACAAGAGAATTTGGGTGAAGTAAAAATTGTAAAGAAGCAAAAAGGAATTAAAAAATCATATTCACTTACAGGAAATACATCGCTTATAACAAGTAAAGAATTGCTTAAGGCGGCTTGTTGTAATCTTGCCGAAAGTTTCGAGACAAATCCATCTATTGATGTTAACTTTTCGGATGCGTTAACAGGAACGAAACAAATTAAAATGCTAGGACTTACAAGTCCGTATTTAATGATTACCGAAGAGAATGTTCCTTCTGTTCGTGGAGCGTCTCAGGCTTACGGATTGTCATTTACCCCTGGAACATGGGTTGAGAGTATTCAGGTTACCAAAGGAGCAGGAAGTGTTGTAAACGGATACGAAAGTATTTCAGGACAAATAAACACAGAATTATTGAAGCCGATGAATGACATTCCGTTCTTCTTGAATGCGTATGGTTCTACCGATTCTCGTTTTGAGTTAAATACTCATTTTACTAAAAAACTTTCGGATAAATGGGCGACAAGTTTATTAGTTCATGGTAATGCACGTGTTGCAAAAACAGATATGAACGATGATGGTTTTTTGGATAATCCATTAGGGAAGCAAGTCAATATCTTAAACCGTTTTCAATACACTAATGCAGAGAAAGGTTGGGTTGGTTTCGTTAACCTTAGGTATATGAATGATAAAAAGCAAACGGGAGAACTTGACTTTGATAAGGATCGAGATAAAGGAACAACCAATTATTGGGGATCAGAAATTAATACAGAACGAATAGACGTAGCTACTAAAATTGGTTACGTTTTTCCAGATATGCCTTACCAGAGTATTGGTTTTCAGAATGCATTTAATACGCACAATCAAAGATCTTATTTTGGGTTAAACCAATACGATATTAAACAGAATAGCTATTATTCTAACTTAATTTTTAATTCAATTATAGATAATACTAAGAATAAATTTGCTACAGGATTAAACTTTACTTACGATCAATATCAGGAGTTTGTAAATGTAAATGACTACAGTCGTATCGATAATTCTGTTGGAGCTTTCTTCGAGTATACGTATGATAACACAGACAACTTTAGTGTTATTTTAGGTGGACGAATTGATAATCATAATCGTTTAGGGACCTTTATAACACCGCGTTTACATGTAAGGTATAATCCTTGGGAAAAAGCAGTTTTAAGATTTTCGGCAGGAAGAGGAAAACGTTCGGCTAATATTTTTGCTGAAAACCAACAGTTATTTGCGAGCTCAAGGGCATTTTCTATTTTGGATAATAATGGCAAAATTTATGGAATGAATCCTGAAATTGCATGGAATTACGGATTGAGTTTTTCGCAAAGGTTTACTCTTTTTAATAAACATGCCGAAGTAGTTTTTGACTTATATAGAACCGATTTCCAGAATCAAGTTGTTGTAGATGTAATGCAAAGCCCGCAAGAGGTTTTGTTTTATAATTTAAACGGGAAATCGTATGCGAATAGTTTGCAAGTCGAGTTCAACTATGAGTTACTAAAGAATTTTAATTTCCGTTCGGCATATAAATATTATGACATCCGTACAAATTATTTATCTGGAAATTTTGAAAGACCGTTACAAGCAAAACATCGTTTTTTTGGTAATCTAGAATATGAAACTAATCTTGTTGATGGCAAACAATGGAAAATCGATTATACCTTTAATTGGATTGGAGAGCAGTTATTGCCAAATACAGCTTCTAATCCAGTAAAAGACAGATTGCCTGAGTTTTCACCTTCTTATTCTTTAATGAATGCACAAATAACAAGAGTTTTTTCGGATACTTTTGAAGTATATCTAGGAGGGGAGAACATCGGGAATTACCGACAAGACAAAGCGATTTTAGGAAATGATAATCCGTTTGGGCCAAATTTTGATGCATCGATTGTGTATGCTCCTGTTTTTGGGCAAATGTACTATGCTGGATTGCGATTTAAAATAAAATAA
- the rpsO gene encoding 30S ribosomal protein S15 — protein sequence MYLTKEIKEEIFAKHGEATNTGKAEAQIALFTYRISHLTEHLKKNRHDYNTERSLVLLVGKRRSLLDYLKKKEINRYREIIKVLNIRK from the coding sequence ATGTATTTAACTAAAGAGATTAAAGAAGAGATTTTCGCAAAACACGGTGAAGCAACAAACACTGGAAAAGCAGAAGCTCAAATTGCATTGTTCACTTACAGAATTTCACACTTAACTGAGCACTTGAAAAAAAATCGTCACGATTATAACACTGAACGTTCATTAGTACTACTAGTAGGAAAAAGAAGATCATTGTTAGATTACTTGAAGAAAAAAGAAATCAACAGATATCGTGAGATTATCAAAGTATTGAATATCAGAAAATAA
- a CDS encoding HYC_CC_PP family protein, translating to MNIKRCTSLFLAILLLVSNVGLAFDVHYCGGKLASISLNKTLEAPPVKKCCEIATKKKASCCKDKVVHFEKKSDTATIKTFLFQLDFPFTLQEFKTVVFLFIPKFKNKQLVTYYSDAHAPPLFKLYQQYIFYA from the coding sequence ATGAATATAAAAAGATGCACTAGTTTATTTTTAGCAATTCTACTATTGGTCTCCAATGTAGGACTAGCTTTTGATGTGCATTATTGTGGAGGTAAATTGGCCTCTATTTCATTGAATAAAACTTTAGAAGCGCCTCCAGTTAAAAAATGTTGTGAGATTGCTACCAAAAAGAAAGCATCATGTTGTAAGGATAAAGTAGTTCATTTTGAGAAAAAATCTGATACTGCTACTATTAAAACATTCTTATTTCAGCTTGATTTTCCTTTTACCCTTCAAGAATTTAAAACAGTTGTTTTTTTATTTATTCCAAAATTTAAAAACAAACAGTTAGTTACTTATTATAGCGATGCTCATGCACCTCCGCTATTTAAGCTCTATCAACAATATATATTTTACGCCTGA